One Calditrichia bacterium DNA window includes the following coding sequences:
- a CDS encoding deoxyhypusine synthase, which translates to MYKTEEPEVKKQDYLQQTIEHIDIKAFDATPIIDQYEKMAFQSRNLARASKIYDMMLGDKDCTVILTLAGSLISAGLKTAIVDMLRNKMVDVIVSTGANIVDQDFFEALGYRHYVGTQFVDDQKLRKLAIDRIYDTYIDEEELKECDDTIRKIANTLPPKAYSSREFIVEMGKYLVENNLGEGSIVRTAYELGVPIFVPAFSDCSAGFGLVVHQVENPDTHVSIDSVKDFRELTDIKIEAGTTGLLMLAGGVPKNFVQDTVVCAEILGHDVEMHKYAVQLTVADERDGALSGSTLKEACSWGKVDTAYEQMVFTELTLSFPLLASYGYHQRNWEQRNRRNWNEFLAVNQKAELIA; encoded by the coding sequence ATGTACAAAACAGAGGAACCGGAAGTGAAAAAACAAGATTATCTGCAACAGACAATCGAACATATTGACATTAAAGCGTTCGATGCCACGCCGATCATCGATCAGTATGAAAAAATGGCGTTTCAGTCCCGCAATTTGGCGCGGGCATCTAAAATTTACGATATGATGTTGGGCGATAAAGACTGTACTGTCATTTTAACCCTGGCCGGTTCATTGATCAGCGCGGGTTTAAAAACAGCAATTGTGGATATGTTGCGCAACAAAATGGTGGATGTTATCGTTTCCACCGGCGCGAATATTGTTGATCAGGATTTTTTTGAAGCGCTGGGCTATCGCCATTATGTGGGCACCCAGTTTGTCGATGACCAGAAACTGCGAAAACTGGCTATCGATCGTATTTATGATACTTACATCGACGAAGAAGAGCTGAAAGAATGCGACGATACCATTCGTAAAATCGCGAACACGCTGCCGCCGAAAGCCTATTCTTCCCGCGAATTTATTGTGGAAATGGGCAAATATCTGGTGGAAAACAATCTTGGGGAAGGCTCCATCGTGCGCACAGCGTACGAGCTTGGCGTGCCGATTTTTGTGCCGGCTTTTTCCGATTGCAGCGCCGGATTCGGGTTGGTTGTGCATCAGGTGGAAAATCCTGATACGCACGTTTCCATCGATTCCGTAAAAGATTTTCGCGAACTGACGGACATTAAAATCGAAGCCGGCACCACCGGATTGTTGATGCTGGCGGGCGGCGTGCCCAAAAACTTTGTGCAGGATACCGTCGTTTGCGCGGAAATTCTCGGTCACGATGTGGAAATGCACAAATACGCCGTGCAGCTCACCGTTGCGGATGAGCGCGATGGCGCACTCTCCGGTTCCACCCTGAAAGAAGCTTGCTCCTGGGGCAAAGTGGACACCGCGTATGAGCAAATGGTGTTCACTGAATTGACGCTATCCTTCCCGCTGCTGGCGAGTTACGGCTACCATCAGCGCAACTGGGAACAGCGCAACCGCCGCAACTGGAACGAATTTCTGGCTGTGAATCAAAAAGCGGAATTGATTGCTTAA
- a CDS encoding S-adenosylmethionine decarboxylase has translation MAKIDAFGPHLTLDLNYCNPAKLNDYDLVFDVLNNLPDMIGMTKITQPYVFKYSGLVPEDKGITGFVVIAESHISIHTFQDKEYCFVDLFSCKPFDYTFAEKYLIDVFESQKPTVNVIMRGHDFPRSEALSGPANGIHTINNGLVTAV, from the coding sequence ATGGCAAAAATCGATGCATTCGGACCCCACTTAACGCTTGACCTCAATTATTGCAATCCTGCAAAATTGAACGATTATGATTTAGTTTTTGACGTACTGAACAATTTGCCCGATATGATCGGGATGACCAAAATCACCCAGCCGTATGTGTTCAAATATTCCGGTCTGGTTCCGGAAGACAAAGGGATTACCGGCTTTGTGGTGATTGCGGAAAGCCATATTTCGATTCACACATTTCAGGACAAAGAATACTGCTTTGTTGACCTGTTTTCCTGCAAACCTTTCGACTACACTTTCGCTGAAAAATACCTGATAGATGTGTTCGAATCGCAAAAACCAACGGTAAATGTCATCATGCGCGGGCACGATTTTCCCCGCTCGGAGGCATTGAGTGGACCGGCGAACGGCATCCACACCATCAACAACGGATTGGTTACCGCGGTTTAA